In a single window of the Acidobacteriota bacterium genome:
- a CDS encoding leucyl aminopeptidase — MTTELVFAKPEQIETEALVLMLGTQPPALPVAAELYQSEEFTGKALEIAVLHHPAGCKAQRLVLAGRGEAGLGVLDCWRLAGAVARQLKGRNVHEMTLVLPEGLEATAAAWAAITGVDSANFEPDTYKSDRKPERQIRTLKLIPPSGSNQKALEQAIREALIYAGAQRFARELANEPSNVLTPTAMGQRAAAMAKAAGLECELIGPERARELKMGAFLSVGQGSAEPPCMMVLRYRGGDTKGPTLGIIGKGITFDTGGISIKPAANMDQMKFDMCGGAATLAAMQAIAALHVKLNVIGIVPASENMPGGRAQKPGDVQTSMSGKTIEVLNTDAEGRLVLSDAIHYAKTLGATHLIDSATLTGSVVVALAHVNSGVFANNDEFYAKFETARARGGEKMWRLPLDPEYSDMMKGQVGDLINAGGRWGGAITAAAFLQAFVGDTPWVHLDIAGTAWLEEAKPWMPKGPTGVPTYTLINLAREMAR, encoded by the coding sequence ATGACCACAGAACTCGTATTTGCAAAACCAGAACAAATAGAAACCGAAGCCCTGGTGCTCATGTTGGGCACACAGCCTCCGGCCCTTCCCGTCGCCGCCGAGCTGTACCAAAGCGAAGAATTCACCGGCAAGGCTCTGGAGATTGCCGTGCTCCATCACCCGGCCGGTTGCAAGGCGCAACGGCTGGTGCTCGCCGGACGCGGCGAGGCCGGCTTGGGCGTGCTCGATTGCTGGCGGCTGGCAGGCGCGGTCGCACGGCAGCTCAAGGGCCGGAACGTCCATGAGATGACGCTGGTTCTGCCGGAGGGTCTCGAGGCCACCGCCGCCGCGTGGGCCGCCATTACGGGGGTGGACTCGGCGAATTTTGAGCCTGACACCTATAAGAGCGACCGCAAGCCCGAACGCCAAATCCGCACCCTGAAGCTGATCCCGCCCAGTGGCAGCAATCAAAAGGCTCTGGAGCAGGCCATACGCGAGGCCTTGATTTACGCCGGTGCCCAGCGCTTCGCCCGCGAGCTGGCGAACGAACCCAGCAACGTGCTCACCCCCACGGCCATGGGCCAACGCGCGGCGGCGATGGCGAAAGCGGCAGGTCTGGAATGCGAACTGATCGGCCCCGAGCGGGCGCGCGAGCTGAAAATGGGCGCTTTTCTGAGTGTGGGGCAAGGCAGCGCCGAGCCGCCCTGCATGATGGTGCTGCGCTACCGCGGCGGCGACACCAAGGGCCCGACGCTGGGCATCATCGGCAAGGGCATTACCTTTGACACCGGCGGCATCTCCATCAAGCCCGCCGCCAACATGGACCAGATGAAGTTCGACATGTGCGGCGGCGCGGCCACGCTCGCCGCCATGCAGGCCATTGCGGCACTGCACGTCAAGCTCAACGTCATCGGCATCGTGCCAGCATCTGAAAACATGCCCGGCGGCCGCGCCCAGAAACCGGGCGACGTGCAAACCTCGATGTCGGGCAAGACCATCGAGGTGCTCAACACCGACGCCGAAGGCCGCCTCGTGCTCTCCGACGCGATTCACTATGCCAAAACCCTGGGCGCGACCCACCTGATCGACTCCGCCACCCTCACCGGCTCAGTGGTGGTCGCCCTGGCGCACGTCAACAGCGGCGTGTTCGCAAACAACGATGAGTTTTACGCCAAATTCGAAACCGCCCGCGCCCGCGGCGGCGAAAAGATGTGGCGTCTGCCGCTCGACCCGGAATACTCCGACATGATGAAAGGCCAGGTCGGCGACCTCATCAACGCCGGCGGCCGCTGGGGCGGCGCCATCACCGCCGCGGCCTTCCTCCAGGCCTTCGTCGGCGACACCCCCTGGGTCCACCTCGACATCGCCGGCACCGCCTGGCTGGAAGAAGCCAAGCCCTGGATGCCCAAAGGCCCCACCGGCGTGCCGACCTATACTCTCATCAACCTCGCCCGCGAAATGGCCCGCTAG
- the smpB gene encoding SsrA-binding protein SmpB — protein MDQGTQQHKNISENRQAHHNYHLLERWEAGIALTGGEVKSLREGQVQLKDSYGLLRDGQLWLLNCHISPYKNAGYTLHDPDRTRRLLLHRAELSKLEGKVREKGLTLIPLRLYWKNGHVKLELALAKGKQLYDKRATERKREAEATARQAMKERLRR, from the coding sequence GTGGATCAGGGCACGCAACAACACAAAAATATTAGCGAAAACCGCCAAGCGCACCACAATTATCACCTGTTGGAGCGCTGGGAGGCAGGCATCGCCCTGACCGGCGGCGAGGTCAAATCGCTGCGCGAAGGCCAGGTGCAGCTCAAAGATAGCTACGGCTTGCTGCGCGATGGCCAGCTCTGGCTCCTCAATTGCCACATCAGTCCTTATAAAAACGCCGGCTACACTCTCCACGACCCCGACCGCACCCGCCGGCTGCTGCTGCACCGGGCCGAGCTCTCCAAGCTCGAGGGCAAGGTCCGCGAAAAGGGCCTGACCCTGATTCCCCTTCGGCTGTATTGGAAAAATGGCCACGTCAAGCTGGAACTGGCGCTGGCCAAAGGCAAACAACTTTACGATAAGCGCGCCACCGAGCGGAAGCGTGAGGCCGAGGCCACGGCGCGCCAGGCCATGAAGGAACGACTGCGTCGATGA